A single genomic interval of Stenotrophomonas sp. ZAC14D1_NAIMI4_1 harbors:
- a CDS encoding TonB-dependent receptor, which produces MTTARSSLRPRLLALAVLLATASPALHAQSTTGAIAGLAPPSAQRIFVRSDTGLTREVTVDARGRYTIGQLPLGRYSVEARDADGKVLQTREGVALTVGTSTEVSFGEVTRLDGVQVSADRAAAAIDVSSVDSRTVITAEQLQRLPLGRSAEAIAQLAPGVVGNGGNGSYAGPTGAQLVSFGGSSAAENAYYINGFNSTDPLRGLGGLTLPYGSIDQQEIYTGGYSAKYGRSDGGVINAVGKRGTNDWHFGGQFTWEPASTRSDKDDVRYPGDGALYSPESKDREWVTTQSIYAGGPLIEDKLFFFGSYELERREGTDVKNVEATNAYSKYEYNRPRWYAKLDWNITDNHLLELTGASSRNVFRGDIFAYDYDTLTRGAQRGKEDTTKTGGDLWTAKYTGYLTDRLTVSAQYGEMKTDDYIGNPAYDGSLTYINSANLQNPALNGGTPITNAQTTSLLVDPARGNRSNNLRLDANYVLGDHSITVGIDNQNARALNRGSVASADGYYWIYGQSNPNVPINTGLGVPATGGIRNGADGYYVRQYIYSALASVRASQRAQYIEDNWQVSDRLLLNLGLRLDQFTNYNRDGDAYIKQTSGQWAPRLGFSWDVGGDGRFKVFGNVGRYYLALPLNPAFNAAGATLATSTYYTYGGIDSNGYPTDLTAFSDAVSSNNNYGLLPDAKTVATSGIKPSFQDEFILGFTKALGQDWVYGAKATYRVLRSGVDDYCDIDAVLGKASSLGYNVTKDSNPVSCWLINPGRANTFNLVDTSGNYVSVPLTNAEMGFPKFKRNYYAVNLSLEHPFDGRWYGRADYTWSRSYGTTEGQLLSGIGQTAVSTTQAWDYAQLMEHTNGPQSNDHTHQFKLHGYYQLTPEWLLSANVRVISGAPFSALGSYGPDFEDPSGYGIAYHFYNGQPAPPGSQGRLPWLKQLDLGVSYRPAAADGRLGFNLDVFNVFNSQVALWKSPYSELDPGQPDPLYGAATVRQAPRSLRVSVSYDY; this is translated from the coding sequence ATGACGACAGCTCGTTCCTCACTGCGCCCGCGATTGCTGGCGTTGGCGGTGTTGCTTGCCACCGCGTCCCCCGCACTTCATGCGCAGTCCACCACCGGCGCGATCGCCGGCCTGGCCCCTCCCTCCGCGCAGCGCATCTTCGTCCGCAGCGATACCGGCCTCACCCGTGAGGTGACGGTGGATGCGCGCGGCCGCTACACCATCGGCCAGCTGCCGCTGGGCCGCTATTCCGTGGAGGCGCGCGATGCCGACGGCAAGGTGCTGCAGACCCGCGAGGGCGTTGCGCTGACGGTGGGCACCAGCACTGAAGTGTCGTTCGGCGAGGTGACCCGCCTGGATGGCGTGCAGGTCAGCGCCGACCGCGCGGCCGCCGCAATCGACGTCAGCAGCGTGGATTCGCGCACGGTGATCACCGCCGAGCAGCTGCAGCGCCTGCCGCTGGGCCGCTCGGCCGAGGCCATCGCCCAGCTTGCGCCGGGCGTGGTCGGCAACGGTGGCAACGGCAGCTACGCCGGCCCGACCGGCGCGCAGCTGGTCAGCTTCGGCGGTTCGTCGGCGGCCGAGAACGCGTACTACATCAACGGCTTCAACAGCACCGATCCGCTGCGCGGCCTGGGCGGCCTGACGCTGCCCTATGGCAGCATCGACCAGCAGGAAATCTACACCGGCGGCTACAGCGCCAAGTACGGCCGTTCCGATGGCGGTGTCATCAATGCCGTGGGCAAGCGCGGCACGAACGACTGGCACTTCGGCGGCCAGTTCACCTGGGAGCCGGCGTCCACGCGCTCGGACAAGGATGATGTGCGCTACCCGGGCGACGGCGCGCTGTACTCGCCGGAGAGCAAGGACCGCGAGTGGGTGACCACCCAGAGCATCTACGCCGGCGGCCCGCTGATCGAAGACAAGCTGTTCTTCTTCGGCTCCTACGAGCTGGAACGCCGCGAAGGCACCGACGTCAAGAACGTCGAGGCGACCAATGCCTACTCGAAGTATGAGTACAACCGTCCACGCTGGTACGCCAAGCTGGACTGGAACATCACCGACAATCACCTGCTGGAACTGACCGGTGCGTCCAGCCGCAATGTCTTCCGTGGCGACATCTTCGCCTACGACTACGACACGCTCACCCGTGGCGCGCAGCGCGGCAAGGAAGACACCACCAAGACCGGCGGCGACCTGTGGACGGCCAAGTACACCGGCTACCTGACCGACCGGCTGACGGTGAGTGCGCAGTACGGCGAGATGAAGACCGATGATTACATCGGCAACCCGGCCTACGATGGCAGCCTGACCTACATCAACAGCGCCAACCTGCAGAATCCGGCACTCAATGGTGGCACGCCGATCACCAACGCGCAGACCACCTCGCTGCTGGTCGATCCTGCGCGTGGCAACCGCAGCAACAACCTGCGCCTGGATGCGAACTATGTCCTGGGCGACCACAGCATCACGGTGGGCATCGACAACCAGAACGCACGCGCGCTCAACCGTGGCTCGGTGGCCTCGGCCGATGGCTACTACTGGATCTATGGCCAGTCCAACCCGAACGTGCCGATCAACACCGGCCTGGGCGTGCCGGCCACCGGTGGCATCCGCAATGGTGCAGACGGCTACTACGTGCGCCAGTACATCTACAGTGCGCTGGCCTCGGTTCGTGCTTCGCAGCGGGCACAGTACATCGAGGACAACTGGCAGGTGAGTGACCGCCTGCTGCTGAACCTTGGCCTGCGCCTGGACCAGTTCACCAACTACAACCGCGACGGCGATGCGTACATCAAGCAGACCAGCGGGCAGTGGGCGCCGCGGCTGGGCTTCAGCTGGGATGTCGGCGGCGACGGCCGCTTCAAGGTGTTCGGCAACGTGGGCCGCTACTACCTCGCACTGCCGCTGAACCCTGCGTTCAACGCAGCCGGTGCAACGCTGGCGACGTCCACCTACTACACCTACGGCGGCATCGACAGCAACGGCTACCCGACCGACCTCACCGCGTTCTCCGATGCGGTGTCGTCCAACAACAACTACGGTCTGCTGCCGGACGCGAAGACGGTGGCCACCTCCGGCATCAAGCCCTCCTTCCAGGATGAGTTCATCCTCGGCTTCACCAAGGCACTGGGGCAGGACTGGGTGTACGGCGCGAAGGCGACGTACCGCGTGCTGCGCAGTGGCGTGGACGACTACTGCGATATCGATGCGGTACTCGGCAAGGCCAGCAGCCTTGGCTACAACGTCACCAAGGACAGCAATCCGGTCAGCTGCTGGCTGATCAACCCGGGCCGTGCCAACACCTTCAACCTGGTCGACACCAGCGGCAATTACGTGAGCGTGCCGCTGACCAATGCCGAGATGGGCTTCCCGAAGTTCAAGCGCAACTACTACGCGGTGAACCTGTCGCTGGAACACCCGTTCGATGGCCGCTGGTATGGCCGCGCCGACTACACCTGGTCGCGCAGCTACGGCACCACCGAAGGCCAGCTGCTGTCGGGCATCGGCCAGACCGCGGTGTCGACCACGCAGGCCTGGGATTATGCCCAGCTGATGGAGCACACCAACGGACCGCAGAGCAATGACCACACCCACCAGTTCAAGCTGCATGGCTACTACCAGCTGACGCCGGAATGGCTGCTCTCGGCCAACGTGCGGGTGATTTCGGGTGCGCCGTTCAGCGCGCTGGGTTCCTATGGCCCGGATTTCGAAGATCCTTCCGGCTATGGCATCGCCTACCACTTCTACAACGGCCAGCCGGCGCCTCCGGGCAGCCAGGGACGGCTGCCGTGGCTGAAGCAGCTGGACCTGGGCGTGTCCTACCGCCCGGCCGCGGCCGATGGCCGGCTGGGCTTCAACCTGGATGTGTTCAACGTGTTCAACAGCCAGGTGGCGCTGTGGAAATCGCCGTACTCCGAGCTGGACCCAGGGCAGCCCGACCCGCTGTACGGGGCGGCGACGGTGCGGCAGGCGCCGCGCTCGCTGCGGGTGAGCGTGAGCTACGACTACTGA